The Raphanus sativus cultivar WK10039 chromosome 2, ASM80110v3, whole genome shotgun sequence genome includes a region encoding these proteins:
- the LOC108836634 gene encoding receptor-like cytosolic serine/threonine-protein kinase RBK2 has product MEAVRDSSETLASTTTSSPSPSDDVNVKNRGKQSIPLSIRRSRAGFSDSFSSHDEEQIATFCTNKSESDDDLLNTESETLSSSVLSTSDTSSSEANHHPHRRHHHSHVGPTNGHWRGFHRLLKKGSSAMPFNTFSHLKGVPKLTRRKSKRIKDNMVPALPAAALDTDDLFLFKPSWKNYSLQDIQTATNGYSPENLIGEGGYAEVYKGEMADGQIVAIKKLTRGSAEEMTMDYLSELGIIVHVDHPNIAKLIGYCVEGGMHLVLELSPNGSLASLLYEAKDKLSWSIRYKVAMGTAEGLYYLHEGCQRRIIHKDIKASNILLTENFEAQISDFGLAKWLPDQWTHHTVSKVEGTFGYLPPEFFMHGIVDEKTDVYAFGVLLLELITGKQAIDSSQHSVVMWAKPLIKENKIKQLVDPILGDDYDLEELDRLVSIASLCIHQTSMNRPHMSQVVEILKGDKCSLDKLREGENAKLQRTYSEELLDNEEYNSTKYLNDINRHMETLLGTSNDS; this is encoded by the exons ATGGAAGCCGTTCGAGACTCATCAGAAACTCTTGCTTCCACGACAACGTCTTCTCCGTCTCCCTCCGA CGATGTAAACGTTAAGAATCGTGGAAAACAATCAATTCCTCTCTCAATAAGAAGATCTCGAGCTGGCTTCTCTGATTCTTTCTCTTCTCATg ATGAAGAACAAATAGCAACATTCTGCACCAACAAATCAGAATCAGACGATGATTTACTAAATACAGAATCTGAAACATTATCATCTTCCGTGTTGAGCACGTCAGACACATCATCATCAGAAGCTAATCATCATCCCCATCGCCGTCATCATCACTCGCATGTAGGTCCTACCAACGGTCACTGGAGAGGTTTCCACCGTTTACTCAAGAAAGGATCATCAGCTATGCCATTCAATACATTCTCACATCTCAAAGGAGTCCCTAAACTAACCAGACGCAAGAGCAAACGCATAAAAGACAACATGGTCCCTGCTCTACCTGCTGCTGCTCTTGACACTGATGACTTGTTCCTTTTCAAACCTTCCTGGAAAAATTATTCCCTCCAAGATATTCAAACCGCGACAAATGGCTATAGCCCTG AGAATCTGATCGGAGAAGGAGGATATGCGGAGGTCTACAAGGGAGAGATGGCAGATGGGCAGATAGTAGCCATAAAGAAACTGACTAGAGGGTCTGCGGAAGAGATGACGATGGATTATTTGTCAGAACTAGGGATCATAGTTCATGTAGATCATCCAAACATTGCTAAGCTTATTGGATATTGTGTTGAAGGAGGAATGCATCTTGTTCTTGAGCTTTCTCCTAATGGAAGCCTCGCTTCTTTGCTCTATG AGGCGAAAGATAAACTGAGTTGGAGCATAAGATACAAAGTGGCGATGGGAACAGCTGAGGGACTGTACTATCTCCATGAAGGTTGTCAGAGAAGGATCATTCATAAAGACATCAAAGCATCTAACATCCTTCTCACTGAGAACTTTGAGGCTCAG ATATCTGATTTTGGGCTGGCGAAATGGCTACCAGACCAATGGACTCACCATACTGTATCCAAAGTCGAAGGAACATTCGG TTACCTTCCGCCAGAGTTCTTCATGCACGGGATTGTAGACGAGAAAACAGATGTATACGCTTTTGGTGTACTGCTTCTTGAGCTCATTACTGGTAAACAAGCCATCGACAGCTCACAACACAGCGTTGTCATGTGG GCCAAGCCATTGATCAAAGAGAACAAGATCAAACAACTTGTTGATCCGATTTTGGGAGATGACTACGACTTAGAAGAGTTGGACCGTCTTGTCTCCATAGCGTCCTTGTGTATACACCAAACTTCCATGAACCGACCTCACATGAGTCAG gTTGTGGAGATTCTGAAGGGAGACAAGTGCAGCTTAGATAAGTTAAGAGAAGGAGAAAACGCAAAACTGCAGAGAACATACTCGGAAGAACTATTGGATAACGAAGAATACAActcaacaaaatatttaaacgATATTAATCGACACATGGAGACTCTTCTCGGAACGTCAAACGACTCTTGA